One window of the bacterium genome contains the following:
- a CDS encoding uracil phosphoribosyltransferase — protein MRPVGYTDVLAWDPEARERVLAALMERDQKRRQRATWMASATPPEFTEVLDSIRVRMAKARQQIVARRSGHAHVALVPSAIAMLEHAIAREQTRFIHYNDDADIGAPLALLRANYVCDKRVVDGELFRRGARQLWERLFERALHFAIPTLYLPRRLPKVATQLVVVLPWRAALIAGEVCKHAGVEHFWHLGCSRDEQTLACSVYHEHRAPAHTHSYLHIIAEPMLAAGGTLIEIIERLRTSDVPLNKIVIVCAVAAPEGADRILHTYPEVRLVCGALDGHLDEKGYIAEPGLGDFGDRAMEGVDGRYAEAHWISTGLLTKQQAEIVLSR, from the coding sequence ATGAGGCCAGTGGGATATACGGATGTCCTCGCGTGGGATCCGGAGGCGCGCGAGCGGGTGCTCGCCGCGCTCATGGAGCGCGACCAAAAACGTCGGCAACGAGCGACGTGGATGGCATCAGCCACACCGCCCGAGTTCACGGAGGTGCTCGATAGCATCCGCGTACGCATGGCGAAGGCGCGACAGCAGATTGTCGCGCGGCGTAGCGGTCATGCACATGTGGCACTCGTGCCGTCGGCGATCGCGATGCTCGAGCACGCGATCGCGCGTGAGCAGACGCGATTCATCCACTACAACGACGACGCGGATATCGGGGCGCCACTTGCACTGCTGCGCGCCAACTACGTCTGCGACAAGCGGGTCGTGGATGGCGAGCTGTTCCGCAGGGGTGCGCGGCAACTCTGGGAACGCTTGTTCGAGCGAGCGTTGCACTTTGCCATTCCGACCCTGTACCTCCCGCGGCGGCTACCCAAGGTAGCGACCCAACTCGTGGTTGTCCTCCCGTGGCGCGCCGCGCTCATCGCCGGCGAGGTCTGCAAACACGCGGGCGTGGAACACTTCTGGCACCTCGGGTGCTCGCGCGACGAGCAGACGCTCGCGTGCTCCGTGTACCACGAGCACCGCGCGCCGGCGCACACGCATTCGTACCTCCACATCATCGCGGAGCCGATGCTCGCCGCCGGCGGGACGCTCATCGAGATCATCGAGCGTCTCCGTACGTCGGATGTTCCGCTGAACAAGATCGTCATCGTGTGCGCGGTCGCTGCACCTGAAGGCGCGGATCGCATTCTGCACACGTACCCCGAGGTGCGCCTCGTGTGCGGGGCGCTCGACGGACATCTCGACGAGAAGGGCTACATCGCTGAGCCGGGCCTGGGCGACTTTGGAGATCGCGCCATGGAGGGCGTGGACGGCCGGTACGCCGAGGCGCACTGGATCAGCACCGGCCTCCTCACGAAGCAGCAGGCCGAGATCGTCCTCTCGCGCTGA
- a CDS encoding diacylglycerol kinase family protein — translation MNDRSISYIDNPNAGQHTRRAGMGKVIGSILARPPNPNRIYSTQTLADLERAAAQIHRDQPDILALAGGDGTLHRAITALLVKRHGQSSTKIPEILLLATGTMNNVAATIGATRFSPVALAERVATKLREGLPFDYAHAYPLRVNDEYGFLYGAGMAVNLLERYYADRSTVGGMRGAVVLAEMFWDELLGLLPRRQPKQLLMKPVRATILLPRGHDARFADRELHNGIMVGSIDQVGLNCRALPDAMRVPGHFMVRSAQMTFWQVLNNIGRIWVGWSVPDLVLDATARTTIIEYATPTITQIDGELRPPTMRDVITCGPMLKFIIG, via the coding sequence GTGAACGACAGGAGCATTTCGTATATAGACAATCCGAACGCAGGACAGCACACGCGGCGTGCCGGTATGGGGAAGGTGATCGGATCCATTCTCGCGCGGCCGCCAAACCCCAATCGCATCTACAGCACGCAGACGCTCGCGGACCTCGAGCGAGCCGCGGCGCAGATTCATCGCGATCAACCGGACATCCTCGCGCTCGCTGGTGGCGATGGGACGCTCCATCGCGCGATCACCGCGCTCTTGGTCAAGCGTCACGGGCAATCGAGCACGAAGATTCCGGAGATCCTGCTCCTCGCCACCGGCACCATGAACAACGTTGCCGCCACGATCGGCGCGACGCGGTTCTCGCCGGTCGCGCTCGCCGAGCGCGTGGCGACGAAGCTGCGCGAGGGGCTGCCGTTTGACTACGCACACGCGTACCCCCTTCGCGTCAACGACGAGTACGGCTTCCTCTACGGCGCGGGCATGGCGGTGAACCTGCTCGAGCGGTACTACGCGGACCGCTCCACGGTGGGCGGTATGCGCGGCGCGGTTGTCCTCGCGGAGATGTTCTGGGATGAACTCCTGGGCCTCCTCCCGCGTCGGCAACCCAAGCAGCTCCTCATGAAACCGGTGCGCGCGACGATCCTCTTGCCCCGCGGCCATGACGCACGTTTCGCCGACCGTGAGCTCCATAACGGCATCATGGTGGGCTCCATTGATCAGGTGGGCCTCAACTGTCGGGCACTTCCCGATGCCATGCGTGTTCCCGGGCACTTCATGGTACGCTCGGCACAGATGACCTTCTGGCAGGTGCTCAACAACATCGGGCGCATCTGGGTCGGCTGGAGCGTACCGGATCTCGTGCTCGATGCCACGGCGCGCACGACGATCATCGAGTACGCTACGCCAACCATCACGCAGATTGATGGTGAGCTCCGTCCACCGACGATGCGCGATGTCATCACCTGCGGCCCGATGCTCAAGTTCATCATCGGGTGA
- a CDS encoding lamin tail domain-containing protein, with amino-acid sequence MLRTTALLMVSVLLFPFFTHASHGSHVLIGELQVGGASANDEFIELYNPTGVPVDLAEWRLAKRTASGSESNLLTAFPAMTIAPHASVLIAHPSGAFAGGADAVYSTSASLSLDNTCVLYAAPVGGVRTVVDLIGWGSATSVEGAAAANPAAGASLERKPGGSAGNGTDTENNAADVAAQGTPTPQSASVAARPIIEEETPPPAPPQDEGEGYTIVVGEVQIGGDAAVDEYVEISNIGDGAVNLEGWRLAKRTAGGSESNLLTAFPAITIAAGAGVTIAHPSGSFASTADAVYSTAESLAADNTVVLYAPLADGVRPVADLVGWGGASSFEGSATQQPTAGSVLERKPGGDAGHGQDTDDNGADFVVHEQTPPPAPPQDEGEGQGAPLTEPSIVAPPPVPKHVRINEFVSDPADGDVEWVELYNTGTSAVNLVDWTIEDGSERTTFLSGVLPVGGFVVVEEPAGKLNNGGDRIALHQPDGTLVDAVSYGDWDDGNRSDNAPAVSDPAAVARVVDGGDTDSDARDWVRTEVPTRGAPNVVASVPNPSADPAAQSQAAPRRTPIVVLNELYPNPLGSDAEDEFIEIANIGDWGTMLDGWRVRDDLGTEYVINAKDGPTSLGAGGVLALSRSRTGIALNNTGGDAVRLFKPDGDRAASLVEWKGVAEEGLSYARSDRGVWVWSTIVTAGVVNTIETPNELPEAVIDAPDTVAPQTVVAFDGTDSADPDAESLTYLWDFGDPQTQADVATNVIGRYVYAQPGAYTVTLTVTDTRGGVATTEHEVMVMQSIPSVISSESSSREISSVEQDFSATASDSLGRNDEMAIRLSELLVNPVGRDTDGEWVEIENTSDGAVSLDGWAFVTIGSSERRSPLPEDAVVPAHGYAVIPRSQLRAALTNSGATVELRAPDGTVMDSTAYADAKEGWSFARLDGAQWQWTSAPSPNAHNAFVAGVRIVADSGSGGASASTTEGVLSVRIADLDDIALGSDIIVRGTVTAAPGDVGKQVFYIADGGAGLQVYVGNRVLPTLAIGTTVEVTGEYRMAAGEPRVGIRAPEDVRVVGSDVVPEPVALRAADASDAALGALVALEGEVMERRGTIIHVDDGSDELRVALSGAAATDTDVRAGDTVRIVGILSKTQSGFRILARTSGDVTVLARAEVGAASAILPTQPLRQSIEIGVIVGAAGAFALASLWRRLRTIVRRRTPPA; translated from the coding sequence ATGCTTCGCACCACTGCACTGTTGATGGTGAGCGTGCTCCTGTTCCCGTTCTTCACTCATGCTTCGCACGGTAGCCACGTCCTCATCGGCGAGCTCCAGGTTGGCGGTGCGAGCGCAAACGATGAGTTCATCGAACTCTACAATCCCACGGGCGTGCCGGTGGACCTCGCGGAGTGGCGACTCGCGAAGCGCACGGCGAGCGGGAGCGAGTCAAATCTCCTCACCGCGTTCCCCGCGATGACGATCGCGCCGCACGCGAGCGTGCTCATCGCACACCCGAGCGGCGCGTTCGCGGGCGGCGCCGATGCGGTGTACTCCACGTCGGCATCGCTGTCACTGGACAACACGTGTGTGCTCTACGCAGCGCCCGTCGGCGGTGTACGGACGGTCGTTGATCTCATTGGTTGGGGAAGTGCGACGAGCGTGGAGGGTGCCGCAGCTGCCAATCCTGCGGCGGGCGCGTCGCTCGAACGCAAACCGGGCGGGAGCGCGGGGAACGGCACCGATACGGAGAACAACGCTGCCGATGTGGCGGCACAGGGCACGCCGACGCCGCAGAGCGCGAGTGTTGCGGCGCGTCCGATAATAGAGGAGGAAACACCCCCTCCGGCTCCCCCTCAAGATGAGGGGGAGGGGTATACGATCGTCGTTGGCGAGGTACAGATTGGCGGGGACGCAGCGGTGGATGAGTACGTGGAGATCTCAAACATCGGCGACGGCGCGGTGAACCTGGAAGGGTGGCGGCTCGCGAAGCGCACGGCGGGTGGGAGCGAGTCAAACCTCCTCACCGCATTTCCCGCGATAACGATCGCGGCAGGCGCGGGTGTCACTATCGCGCATCCGAGCGGGTCGTTCGCGAGCACGGCGGACGCCGTGTACTCCACTGCGGAGTCGCTCGCCGCGGACAACACCGTCGTGCTCTACGCGCCGCTCGCGGACGGCGTGCGGCCGGTGGCGGATCTCGTGGGATGGGGCGGCGCATCGTCATTCGAGGGCAGCGCGACGCAACAGCCGACGGCGGGAAGCGTGCTCGAGCGCAAGCCCGGCGGCGATGCGGGGCACGGACAGGACACGGATGATAACGGCGCGGACTTCGTTGTGCACGAACAGACACCCCCTCCAGCTCCCCCTCAAGATGAGGGGGAGGGCCAGGGTGCGCCGCTCACGGAGCCGTCCATCGTGGCACCGCCGCCCGTGCCCAAGCACGTTCGGATCAATGAATTCGTCTCCGATCCCGCCGACGGCGACGTCGAGTGGGTGGAGTTGTACAACACCGGCACGAGCGCGGTGAACCTCGTGGACTGGACAATCGAAGATGGCTCCGAGCGCACGACGTTCCTCTCTGGCGTACTGCCGGTGGGCGGGTTTGTGGTCGTGGAGGAGCCCGCGGGGAAACTCAACAACGGCGGTGACCGTATCGCGCTCCACCAACCGGACGGCACGCTCGTGGATGCGGTGTCGTATGGCGACTGGGATGATGGCAACCGATCGGATAACGCGCCGGCGGTTTCCGATCCTGCGGCGGTCGCGCGTGTCGTTGATGGCGGTGATACGGATAGCGACGCGCGTGACTGGGTGCGCACGGAGGTGCCGACGCGGGGAGCACCGAACGTCGTGGCGAGCGTCCCCAATCCTTCGGCAGACCCCGCAGCACAATCGCAAGCCGCCCCGCGCCGCACGCCAATCGTCGTGCTCAACGAACTCTACCCAAATCCGCTCGGCAGCGATGCGGAGGATGAGTTCATCGAAATCGCGAACATTGGTGACTGGGGGACGATGCTCGACGGCTGGCGCGTACGCGATGACCTCGGCACGGAGTACGTCATCAATGCGAAGGATGGTCCGACGTCGCTCGGTGCCGGCGGTGTGCTCGCGCTCTCGCGCTCGCGCACTGGCATCGCGCTGAACAACACGGGCGGCGATGCCGTTCGGCTCTTCAAGCCAGACGGTGACCGCGCCGCATCACTCGTGGAGTGGAAGGGTGTCGCGGAGGAGGGGCTGAGCTACGCACGCAGCGATCGCGGGGTGTGGGTGTGGAGCACGATCGTCACCGCGGGCGTGGTGAATACCATCGAGACGCCGAACGAGCTGCCGGAGGCGGTCATTGACGCGCCGGATACCGTGGCACCGCAGACCGTCGTCGCCTTTGACGGCACCGATAGCGCGGACCCTGATGCGGAATCGCTCACGTACCTCTGGGACTTCGGTGACCCGCAGACGCAAGCGGATGTCGCGACGAACGTCATTGGGCGGTATGTGTACGCACAGCCCGGCGCGTACACCGTGACACTCACGGTGACGGATACGCGTGGCGGTGTGGCGACGACGGAACACGAAGTCATGGTCATGCAGAGTATCCCTTCCGTCATCTCGAGCGAGTCCTCGAGTCGAGAGATCTCTTCAGTAGAACAAGATTTCTCCGCGACCGCATCAGATTCGCTCGGTCGAAATGACGAGATGGCGATCCGTCTCTCCGAACTCCTCGTGAATCCCGTCGGGCGCGATACGGATGGCGAATGGGTGGAGATTGAAAACACGAGCGATGGAGCGGTCTCGCTCGACGGCTGGGCGTTCGTCACGATCGGCTCGAGTGAACGACGCTCACCACTGCCGGAGGACGCGGTGGTCCCCGCGCACGGGTACGCCGTCATCCCGCGGAGCCAGCTCCGCGCAGCACTCACGAACAGCGGCGCGACCGTGGAGCTCCGCGCGCCGGACGGCACCGTCATGGACTCCACCGCGTACGCGGATGCGAAAGAGGGGTGGAGCTTCGCGCGGCTCGACGGCGCGCAGTGGCAGTGGACGAGCGCGCCGAGTCCGAACGCGCATAACGCGTTCGTCGCCGGCGTGCGCATCGTCGCGGACAGCGGGAGTGGTGGTGCATCCGCGAGCACCACCGAGGGAGTGCTCTCCGTCCGCATCGCAGACCTCGATGACATCGCGCTCGGGAGCGACATCATCGTACGCGGGACGGTCACCGCCGCGCCCGGCGATGTCGGCAAGCAGGTCTTCTACATCGCGGACGGTGGCGCAGGGCTCCAGGTCTACGTCGGCAACCGCGTGCTCCCCACGCTCGCGATCGGCACCACGGTCGAGGTGACCGGTGAGTACCGCATGGCCGCCGGAGAGCCGCGCGTGGGCATTCGCGCGCCGGAGGACGTGCGCGTCGTCGGCAGCGATGTGGTGCCGGAGCCCGTCGCTCTACGCGCCGCGGACGCGAGCGATGCCGCGCTCGGCGCACTCGTCGCGCTCGAGGGTGAGGTGATGGAGCGACGCGGCACCATCATCCACGTTGATGACGGGTCTGATGAGCTCCGCGTCGCGCTCTCAGGTGCCGCCGCGACGGACACCGACGTTCGCGCGGGCGACACCGTGCGCATCGTCGGCATCCTCTCCAAGACGCAGAGTGGCTTCCGCATCCTCGCACGCACAAGCGGCGACGTCACCGTCCTCGCGCGCGCCGAGGTCGGCGCGGCCTCTGCCATCCTCCCAACGCAGCCGCTCCGCCAATCCATCGAAATCGGCGTAATCGTCGGCGCAGCGGGCGCGTTCGCGCTCGCATCACTCTGGCGGCGCCTCCGCACGATCGTACGCCGCCGCACACCCCCGGCTTGA
- a CDS encoding S8 family serine peptidase, whose product MSVQLVPVAVFAQEIAETTEQNAQVEPIEAVQQNEVDDFDGTENESSAVIASDDGDTTADGHAFVVNDEQENAALREDAAIIVSPKEPSTTTSRTNAQQRDAAAQPEPYVPGEVLVRFKTKSVDLTTATGKAFAEQFADAQHLDRKALIAASNIAVYKTRDGETTTDAVTRLRWIPEVLHAQPNFVYQPRSNDTLYGALWALENTGQIVNGVASTTPDHDIDAPEAWVKSEGDSVIVAVIDSGVAFNHPDLLASMWDGAICVDENGNALGGCEHGYDFTGDGDKQPLPTTSSHGTHVAGTIAAVKDNGTGVAGVAPRAKIMALRSDLSTTSIISAINFAGANGAAVINASFGGAYSQGTPLSADDLLFKQSVEQFPGAFVAAAGNGNAFGDLSVGDVHGVDIDSYPCDFDSANVICVAATNQGDELASFSDYGAESVDVGAPGTSIVSTGFTQEAFFDAALPSFSGTKFTRTSGSWATSTWDGNDKMTVANDSYVNDDDGVLTLTNPIDTRAIDDGQDVQLEFYVQMDTEEPDGDSCFDYLAVEVNDDDGAWTRAYVNCGNVLGTQTVNLGAGTQHARIRFVWHTDSSGTGSQVPIIDDVVISNTHDYEYKNGTSMAAPHVAGVAALVRGFNKNVTTSQIKKIVMETGDALAALNGKTVSGRRVNANNALAIFDPHVALEEDDVLVAGGRSTEGAIKFNFVVRDGIAELPFTLAQFEYSTDDGETWQAPENGDASGALESFVLDDRTTVDAIPEPEGSFYAIFFNPKHADLTGLADVDQDDVVIRFKANDGAVNSPFATSEPFSVDLQAPTATLTDTPDALTTATSATIAVGGDDDMVSYQYALDDDAFSPVTPIADPVAISGLVDGEHTLRVIGIDDDGNEQAETDATTFTWTVDTTPGTALLTSKPDARTNETSATFTVGGEDVATYTYQLDGGVAQGPFSVDATIELADLAEGSHTIAVTGLDALDNVQPTPTTYTWIIDATPPSSVSGGGGGGGTNSATLSLSGAPVAVTNTTGATLIVGGDDVVAYRFALDGGVFGEEALVAAPIELTNLTDGTHTVAVIGRDDVGNWQAEANATTVSWTVDTTAPTLAEVESVATPTNDATPSLTVQVEADATWEVLRGETVLANGTGTGEAQTAQLATLTDGIYTLTLTATDAAGNAGSIALSEFVVDTASPTGLSLNGVPDALTNATSVTITVVAGNDLVAYRSAFDGSDFGAETPVATPITLNDLEDGAHTLRVIGKDAAGNWMPEGIAVAATWTVDTVPPIAALSDLPFAETPATTATITVGGEDVVAYRAALDGGAFGDETPVADLLTLTDLSDATHTLAVIGRDAAGNWQAEDAATTFAWLVDRSLAVPPTADPASGALTAPQIVHFTAPLAESIHYTYEDAELLSCTTGSSFGTDGELHIDRGTTLFMVACYAGGVPSEVQTFTYTFASRGGGGGGGGGSAGTIFATPAVTAPQSVTPSTPAPSTAPSGRVLGTRSFADGVLLRVNERDIYLVDSGQLHKVPNPQALWRYRHHERLEVGDADIAGYTVGDSVLAMHQRTLRVLGVRTFINGVLLRVNGGTIYLVDGDALRKIPTIEALWPYRDRERFEVGTDVLETYTLGAPTA is encoded by the coding sequence GTGTCCGTACAACTGGTTCCGGTGGCGGTCTTTGCACAAGAAATTGCGGAAACCACGGAGCAAAACGCGCAAGTGGAGCCCATAGAAGCAGTTCAACAGAACGAAGTGGATGATTTTGATGGCACTGAAAACGAATCGAGCGCAGTAATCGCGTCAGATGATGGAGATACTACTGCAGATGGTCACGCTTTCGTAGTAAACGATGAGCAGGAAAACGCAGCACTCCGTGAGGATGCTGCGATTATTGTTTCTCCGAAGGAGCCGTCCACTACGACGAGCAGAACGAACGCGCAGCAGCGCGATGCCGCAGCACAACCAGAACCCTACGTCCCGGGCGAGGTGCTCGTGCGCTTCAAGACGAAGTCCGTAGACCTCACAACCGCTACCGGTAAAGCATTCGCGGAGCAGTTTGCGGATGCGCAGCACCTCGATCGCAAAGCCCTCATCGCCGCGAGCAATATCGCCGTGTACAAAACGCGCGATGGCGAGACAACCACAGACGCGGTCACACGCTTGCGCTGGATTCCTGAGGTATTGCACGCGCAGCCGAACTTTGTGTATCAGCCGCGCTCGAATGATACGTTGTACGGCGCGCTGTGGGCGCTGGAGAATACCGGACAGATCGTCAATGGTGTCGCGAGTACGACGCCTGATCACGACATTGACGCGCCGGAGGCGTGGGTGAAGAGCGAAGGAGATAGTGTGATTGTTGCGGTCATTGATTCCGGCGTTGCATTCAATCATCCCGATCTGCTTGCGAGCATGTGGGATGGAGCAATCTGCGTTGACGAGAATGGCAATGCGCTTGGTGGCTGTGAGCACGGGTACGATTTTACAGGAGATGGAGACAAACAGCCCCTTCCCACGACCTCTTCGCACGGCACTCATGTTGCGGGCACTATTGCGGCGGTGAAGGACAACGGCACTGGGGTTGCCGGTGTTGCTCCGAGGGCGAAGATCATGGCGCTCCGATCGGATCTCTCCACGACATCCATCATAAGTGCGATAAATTTTGCTGGTGCGAATGGAGCAGCGGTGATCAACGCGAGTTTTGGCGGTGCGTACTCACAGGGGACTCCCCTCAGTGCGGATGACCTCCTCTTCAAGCAAAGTGTCGAACAATTTCCTGGAGCCTTCGTTGCTGCGGCGGGGAATGGCAATGCGTTTGGAGACCTCAGTGTGGGTGATGTCCACGGAGTTGATATTGATTCATACCCCTGTGACTTCGATTCCGCAAACGTCATCTGTGTTGCCGCAACGAATCAGGGCGATGAGCTTGCATCCTTCTCCGACTACGGCGCGGAGTCCGTTGACGTCGGTGCGCCGGGGACGAGTATCGTGAGTACGGGATTCACACAAGAAGCGTTTTTCGATGCAGCACTGCCGAGTTTTTCTGGTACGAAATTTACCAGAACCAGCGGATCATGGGCAACGAGCACATGGGACGGGAACGACAAGATGACCGTGGCCAACGATTCGTACGTGAACGATGACGACGGGGTGCTCACGCTCACTAACCCCATAGACACACGAGCGATTGATGACGGTCAAGATGTACAGTTGGAGTTCTATGTACAAATGGACACCGAGGAGCCCGATGGTGATTCCTGTTTTGACTATCTTGCAGTAGAGGTGAATGACGACGACGGTGCTTGGACGCGAGCATATGTGAACTGCGGGAATGTGCTCGGTACGCAAACCGTGAATCTTGGCGCGGGAACGCAACATGCACGGATTCGATTTGTGTGGCATACAGACAGCTCCGGAACGGGCTCCCAGGTGCCCATCATTGATGATGTCGTCATCTCGAACACGCACGACTACGAATACAAGAATGGCACCTCTATGGCCGCGCCGCATGTGGCGGGGGTAGCGGCATTGGTGCGGGGGTTCAATAAAAATGTGACGACGTCGCAGATCAAGAAGATTGTGATGGAGACAGGCGACGCACTTGCTGCGTTGAATGGAAAAACGGTCAGTGGCCGGCGCGTGAATGCGAACAATGCGCTTGCTATCTTTGATCCGCACGTCGCGCTTGAGGAGGACGACGTACTCGTTGCCGGGGGCAGGTCCACGGAAGGAGCCATCAAGTTCAACTTCGTGGTGCGCGATGGTATCGCAGAGTTGCCATTCACGCTCGCGCAGTTCGAATACTCGACCGATGATGGAGAGACGTGGCAAGCGCCGGAGAACGGCGACGCGAGTGGCGCGCTTGAGTCATTCGTGCTCGATGATCGTACGACTGTGGACGCGATTCCGGAACCGGAGGGGTCATTCTATGCCATCTTCTTCAATCCAAAACATGCGGACCTCACCGGTCTCGCGGACGTTGATCAGGATGATGTAGTGATTCGCTTCAAGGCAAACGATGGCGCGGTGAACTCGCCGTTTGCAACCAGTGAACCGTTCTCGGTGGATTTGCAAGCACCAACCGCGACGCTCACGGATACGCCTGATGCGTTGACCACTGCGACAAGCGCGACCATCGCGGTTGGCGGAGACGATGACATGGTCTCGTACCAATATGCGCTTGATGACGATGCATTCTCTCCCGTCACACCGATCGCGGATCCGGTTGCGATTTCGGGGCTCGTGGATGGAGAACATACGCTCCGCGTGATTGGCATTGATGATGATGGGAACGAGCAGGCGGAAACCGATGCGACGACGTTCACATGGACCGTGGACACGACGCCGGGCACCGCGCTCCTCACGTCGAAGCCGGATGCGCGGACGAATGAGACGAGTGCGACGTTCACGGTTGGCGGTGAGGATGTAGCAACGTACACGTACCAACTTGATGGTGGTGTGGCGCAAGGCCCGTTCTCGGTGGACGCGACGATCGAACTTGCTGATCTCGCCGAAGGGTCACACACGATTGCGGTGACTGGCTTGGATGCGCTCGACAACGTGCAGCCAACGCCGACGACGTACACGTGGATTATTGATGCGACCCCGCCGAGTTCCGTGAGTGGAGGTGGCGGCGGTGGCGGAACGAACTCGGCAACGCTCTCGCTTTCGGGGGCACCGGTAGCTGTCACGAACACCACCGGAGCCACGCTCATTGTTGGCGGCGACGACGTTGTTGCATACCGCTTCGCGCTGGATGGCGGCGTATTTGGAGAGGAGGCACTGGTGGCAGCGCCAATCGAACTGACCAATCTGACAGACGGCACGCATACCGTGGCGGTCATCGGCCGTGATGACGTGGGCAACTGGCAGGCCGAGGCGAACGCGACGACTGTCTCATGGACCGTGGACACGACCGCGCCGACGCTCGCGGAAGTGGAGTCCGTCGCAACGCCGACCAACGACGCGACGCCGTCGCTCACCGTTCAGGTGGAAGCCGATGCGACATGGGAAGTGCTGCGTGGGGAGACCGTGCTGGCAAACGGCACGGGTACGGGTGAGGCGCAGACCGCGCAACTCGCAACGCTGACCGACGGTATCTACACGCTCACGCTCACTGCAACGGACGCGGCGGGCAACGCGGGCAGCATCGCGCTCTCCGAGTTCGTGGTGGACACGGCATCGCCAACCGGCTTGTCGCTGAACGGCGTTCCGGATGCGCTCACGAACGCGACGAGCGTGACCATCACGGTTGTGGCAGGGAATGACCTCGTCGCGTACCGCTCCGCGTTTGACGGGAGCGACTTTGGTGCGGAAACGCCAGTCGCAACTCCTATCACCCTCAACGATTTGGAAGATGGTGCGCACACGCTGCGCGTGATTGGGAAAGACGCGGCGGGCAATTGGATGCCGGAAGGCATCGCGGTAGCTGCGACATGGACGGTGGATACGGTGCCGCCAATCGCAGCACTTTCGGATCTGCCGTTCGCCGAAACACCCGCAACGACCGCGACCATCACGGTTGGTGGTGAGGACGTGGTTGCATATCGCGCCGCACTGGATGGTGGCGCCTTCGGCGACGAGACACCGGTGGCGGACTTGCTGACACTCACCGATCTCTCGGATGCTACCCATACGCTCGCGGTGATCGGCCGCGATGCAGCGGGTAACTGGCAGGCGGAAGATGCGGCAACGACCTTCGCGTGGCTTGTGGACCGCTCGCTGGCAGTACCGCCAACGGCAGATCCGGCATCGGGCGCGCTGACTGCGCCGCAAATCGTGCACTTTACGGCACCGCTCGCGGAGAGCATACACTACACCTACGAGGATGCGGAATTACTCTCGTGCACAACCGGATCATCCTTCGGGACAGATGGGGAGCTCCACATTGATCGCGGCACAACACTCTTCATGGTCGCGTGCTACGCCGGTGGTGTGCCGTCCGAGGTGCAGACGTTCACGTACACATTCGCGTCGCGTGGGGGTGGTGGAGGCGGAGGTGGAGGTTCCGCAGGAACGATTTTTGCCACGCCAGCAGTAACGGCGCCGCAATCGGTCACCCCGAGTACTCCAGCCCCGTCAACAGCACCGTCCGGACGGGTCTTGGGTACGCGATCCTTCGCCGACGGCGTACTGCTCCGCGTGAACGAACGCGATATCTACCTCGTAGATAGTGGGCAGCTGCATAAGGTTCCAAATCCGCAGGCACTGTGGCGCTATCGTCATCACGAACGTCTGGAGGTGGGCGATGCGGACATCGCAGGATATACTGTTGGTGACTCCGTCCTCGCCATGCACCAACGCACGTTGCGTGTCCTCGGTGTGCGCACATTCATCAACGGTGTCCTGCTCCGTGTCAACGGTGGTACCATCTACCTCGTTGACGGCGACGCGCTGCGCAAGATTCCTACCATCGAAGCGCTCTGGCCCTATCGTGATCGCGAGCGGTTCGAGGTGGGCACAGACGTGCTCGAAACATATACGCTTGGAGCGCCGACTGCGTAG